The Thioalkalivibrio nitratireducens DSM 14787 DNA segment CTGGCGCTAACTTCCATGGCCAGCGGCCACCCCGCAAGATGAAAGGGCGAGCCACGGAAAGCACGGAAAGACATGAAAAAAAGTTCGATCCGTTTCATCTTCCGTGATTTCCGTGTTCTTCCGTGGCTGGATTTTCACGCTAACTGTCATACCCTCGGCCGCGAGGCACCCCGAAGGATGAAACTACGATTATAAATCGGAGACATACGATTCTCGGGCGGCGTATTTCGCGTTAGCGTGAAAGAACCTGACGTTGGGGCGAGCGAGATTCTGGCGTGACGCATGCCGGTGCGCAAATGCCTGCTTGCGGGACTCGAAGAGCCTGTGTGGCGGCTCAGGTGGCGGTGAGATAGCCGTGCTTTTCCAGCATCTTCAGCCAGCGCGGCGCGTTGCGCTGCACGACGAGAGCCTCGTAATCGACGGTGCGATCCTGGTAGGGGGCCGCATGATTGAGCATGGCGTAGACGATGCGCAGGAGCTTGTGCGCCAGGGCCACGATGGAGCGCTTGTGTCCCTTGCGGATGGACAAGGCCGAAAACTTGTCCTTGAGCGCACAGCGGGTGCGGGAGGCGGCTTGCGCGAACTCGCACAGCAGGCGACGGACCCAGGCGTTGCCCTTGCGCGTGCGTCCGCTTTTGCGTTTGCCGGCGCTCTCGTGGTTGCCGGGGCAGATGCCGACCCAGGACGCGAGGCGTTCGGCGCTGCCGAAGCTCGCCATGTCGGTACCGATTTCGACGAGCAGCATGGCGGCGCCAATGCGGTCGATGCCGGGCACGGTTTCCAGCAGGCACACCTGCGGCTCCCAGGGGCCAGACCCGCAAGCAGTTCCTGTTCGAAGCGGGCGATCATGGCCTCGAGGTACTCGATGTGCGCCAGAACCTCGTTGAGCACGAAGCGGTGCCTGGTGCTCAGTTCCTCCGGTTGCAGGGCTTCGAACAGTTCTTCGCGGGAAGCCCGCAGGCGGCCGGCGAGGTCGAGGATTGCGTGCATGGGGCATCGGCGAGCAGGGCCTTGATCATGGCCCGTGCCGACGCGCCGTGTACGTCGGAGACCAGCACGTTCAGGCGAATCCCGGCATCGGTCAGCACCTTGTGCAGCCGGTTCTTCTCCGCGGCCAGCATCCCGACCAGCTTCTGGCGCTGCCGGGCGATCAGGCGCAGATGGCGGATCTCGGCCGGAGGAATGAACGAAGCCCGCAGCAGACCGGCACGGGCCAGCGTGGCCAGCCACTGGGCACCGGAGAGGTCGGTCTTGCGGCCAGGCACGTTTCGGGCGTGACGGGCATTGACCACCCAGGCCATGACGCCCACACGCTCAAGGGCCGCATAGGGGCTCTTCCAGTAGATCCCAGTGCTCTCCATCACCACGACCTCGGGGTCAAACCCGCGAACCCACTCGGCCAACGCCCGCCGATCGCGCTTGAAACCACCAAACTCCCGGTGCTCCACCGCCACACTGCCATCGGGCTGCTCGATCAGCGCACAGGCCGTGATCTTGCTCTGGTGCACATCCAGACCGACAACGCGCCGGTGAATCGGGGTAATGTCCATGCTGACCTCCTCGGGCAAACGCACTATCCTTCACGATGTGCTGTCGCCAAGGGCGCCGTCCTTCAACGGCCTGTCGGGACTCGACGGCTCTTTTTAGCGTGCGCTGTCCATGACCCTTCCAGGCCATGCCAGGCAATCCGGGGTACGAGTGAAGGGCAGCGGGTCGAGTTAGCGTGCGCGGTCAGGCGCCATCAAGAATTATCGCGACCTCAGCCCGACGCGACAGCACGCCCATTATCTTTCATCATCGGGGGTGCCGCGCGCCCGGCGGCATGACAGTTAGCGTGAAAGTCACGGCCTGTCTCGTGTCCCTGGCGACCCGTAGGGCGGAAAAGCGCAGCGTCATCCGCCACATGGCGTTCGCAGTGCCCAGACGCCCGCAGCATCCCCAACGCCGGCTGGCGGACGAGGCCGAAGGCCATCATCCGCCGTTTCCACGCCGGGGTCGCCGCTGGTGCCGGGTCGGCACGAACGCCGGCCGGCGGATGACGCTACATCCTTTCGCCCCACGGGTCGGCTGAGACGGGAGCGGTGGGTTCTTGCACGTGACCCGGGAGCCGGCCCGGGAAATGACGGCTAGACTGTGGGTTACACGCCAGAAAATCGGGAGGCTGCAGGATGAAGAAGGTTCACGAAGTCCTGAACGAGAAAGGCCACGATGTCTACAGTATTGGTCCGGAAGCGAGCGTGTTCGAAGCGCTGCGAATGATGGCCGATCACGAGATCGGTGCGCTCCCGGTTCTGGAGAACGGGCGGCTCGTCGGGTTGATCTCGGAACGCGATTATGCGCGCAAGGTGATCCTGCTGGACCGGAGTTCCCGCAACACGCCGGTGCGCGAGATCATGATGGCGCGCGTGACCTGCGTGGAGCCCGGACGCACCGTCGAGGAATGCATGGCGCTGATGACCGACAAGCGTGTTCGCCACCTGCCGGTGCTGGAGCATGGCAAGCTGGTCGGGCTGGTTTCGATCGGGGATCTCGTCAAGGCCATCATCGACGAGCAGCAGTTCATCATCTCGCAGCTCGAACTCTATATCGCCAGTTGATTCCTTCACCTGAGCGGCGGAGCAGCCGGATACATGCGGAGACGACCGTGGTGAGTTCACGAAAGCAACGGATCGATACACTGGTTGCCGAAGTGGAACGCGAGTTCCAGGAGACGTCCGGCAGCACCGGAATCTCCGCGCCGGATGCCCGGTTGGTCGAGGCGCTGCGACGGGTGCCGCGCGATGCCTTCGTGCCCGACGACAGCGCGCGTTTCGCCTGGGAGAACCGTGCGCTGTCGATCGGGCATGGCCAGACGATCTCGCAGCCGTTCGTGGTGGCACTGATGACCCAGCTGCTCGAACTGACCCCCGAGAGTCGGGTGCTGGAGATCGGCACGGGTTCCGGTTATCAGGCCGCACTGCTCGCGGAACTGGCGCAGGAGGTGTTCAGCATCGAGGTGGTGCCCGAGCTGGCCCGATCCGCTGCCGAGAATCTGCAGCGGCAGGGGTACCGGAACGTGCGGGTCCGGGCGGGCGACGGCCGTCGTGGCTGGCCCGAGGCGGCGCCGTTCGATGCGGTGATCGTTACAGCCGGAGCAGAATCGATCCCCCCGGCGCTGGTCGAGCAGCTGAAGCCGGGGGGGCACCTGGTGATCCCGGTCGATTCCCACTGGCTCGGGCAGGATCTGGTGCTGGTTACCCGCGGCGCCGATGGAACGCTGCACCGCCGCGCCGTGCTTTCGGTGATCTTCGTGCCGCTGGTCGGCGGGGAGGGTGGCACGGTGGACCCCTGGAGTTGACGGGTGGTTGCGTGCGGCGGATGGCTTCGGTAAAAAGCAGGCTCGCTGGCAAGCCATGGCAATCGATCCTCTGATGAACAACCACGACCCGCAGTCTTACCCCGACAGTTTCATCACCGGCACCGTCGGGCCCGAGAGCCTCGCCGTGCTCGAGCAGCAGTTGGCCGAGCACCGGGCCCATCTGGCCGCGCTCCGGCCGGATGCGCCGCTGGTTCACCGCGCCCACGTGCTGCTCGATATCGGCGAGACCTTGATCGGCCTGGAGCGCAAGCCGGAGGCCTGGGAGACCGTGCGGCCGCTGGTGGAGCCGCTGGTGGCCGCCGAGGCTTGGCAGGAGGCCGTCGAGGCCTGCGACTTGCTCTACCGCGCCGAACAGGATGACTCCATCCTGGCACTCGGGCACGGGGTCTGGCTGGGAGTGACGTATCCGGTCAAGGCGCAGACGACCGTGACCATGCTTACCCACGTGGTGGACGAGACCCCGGAGCAGGCCGATGGAGCGGCGGTGGCGGCGATGGTCGCGCATTACATTGCAGGGCTGCGTGCCGAGGGCCGGGAACGCGACAGCCTCACGTTCCTGACCACGCAGGTCATCTCCCGGGTCGCCCGCCGCCACCGCGGGATCGAGGACCAGGAGACGCTGAATACCTGGATCGACATGTACGAGCTCAATGACACGGACAAGTTGTTCCAGCGCCTGAGCCGGATGCTCGACGCGATCGTTGGCGACCACTGGTGGTTCGATCGCGACGAACTGCGTGCGCGGCTGCCGGTCAACTGAGCCGGGCCCCGCGAGCCCGCGTTCCCCGCAGCGATGTGGGGGTTATGGGCCGACCTTCCTGGGGCCGCTGCCCCGGCCATGAACGTGCAGGAGCCCCGTCCCAGACTGTTCCCACCGGTGATCAGCTTCCTGCTGATCGCGAATGCCTTGATGTTCGTGCTGCAGCTGTTCGCGTTCGAACCGCTGCTGCTCCACTTCGCGCTGTGGCCGGCGGGCACCCCCGATGTCATCGAACAGGACGGACAGCTCGTGCGGGTGCCGTCGTTCGAGGTCTGGCAGCTGCTGACCTACGGCTTTCTTCATGGCGGACTGTTACACCTGTTCCTGAACCTCTTCGCGATGTGGATGCTGGGCGTGCAGCTGGAGAATGCCTGGGGCTCCCGGCTGTTCGCCGTGTATTACCTGGTCTGCGTGGTCGGCGCCGGTCTGATTCAGCTGGCGGTGGCCTCGTACGGGGTGATGAACGACGAGATCTATCCCACGATCGGGGCCTCGGGCGGCGTATTCGGGATCCTTCTCGCGTTCGGGATGATGTTCCCGAACCAGCGGCTGATCTTCCTGCTGTTTCCGGTGCCGATCCGTGCGAAGTATTTCGTGATCGGGTACGGCGCCTTCGAGCTGTTCGCCGGCATCACCGGGACGATGGCTGGAATCGCGCACTTTGCCCACCTCGGCGGCATGCTGTTCGGGTTCCTGCTGATCCAGTACTGGCGCGGGAAGCTGCCGCTGCGGCCGCGCCGGCGGGTCTTCTGGTGGTAGGCGGAGGGCTGGGTCTGCGGAAGCGCGGGGGCCGGCGAAGCCGTGCCGGTGGCCCGGCTCGCCGGTGCCAGCGACATTCGCAGAGGCACGGCGCGGCGCGTGGAACAGCTACACTAGTGGTAGGGGTTACAGCGGGTTCCGGGACCGGTTCAGGGCCGTGCGGTCGCCTGTATCCCCAGTACCAGCCCGCAAGGGTGCCGATTTTTTCCGAAACGGAGGATCTGCATGGATACTGTCTGGATTGTGGTTGCGGATGCCGCTCGCGCGCGCATCCTGTGTTGCGAGGGCCGTGCGTGTCACGGGCTGAGTGACGTGGAGGCGTTGTCGCACAGCGAGTCGCGGGCGCAGAACCAGGATCTGGTGTCCGATCGACCCGGACGGGGGTGGGCGGGTGCTAACGGCGATGCCCGTCACGCCTTCGACGACGCCACCGACCCGGCCCAACTCGAACGCGATCGTTTCGCCCGCATGGTGGCGGAACGGCTCAAGGCGGCCCATCACCAGGGCGTGTTCAAGCACCTAGTGATCGTGGCGTCGCCGTCCTTTCTCGGTGCGCTGCGGGATGTGATGGACCGGAACGTGGCCCATGCCGTTCGTGCCGAGGTGGCCAAGAACGTGGTCAAGGTCGAGGATCCAGGGACCCTCCGCTCGTATCTCCCGGATTTCCTGTACTAGTTCGGGCTGATCCAGTTGCCGCCGGCCGCGAAGTACCACTGCGGCCGGCTTTTATGCACCCGATGTCTGCCGCTTCTGCCTTCCGGTCCGGGTCCATGGCCAGCTCCGGCCCGCTGCAGTAGCATGGCCGTTTGCGAACGATACGGATCCGGGATGCCAGCGAACGGTAGCGATCAACGCCGGTTCGGCAGCTGGCGGGAGGGTGAATATTTCATTGCGCTAGAACGCGGTCGCCCGCGCCGCGTGATGCGCCTGATGGTTCAGGGGCGGCGGGGCGTGCTCAAGTGTGGAGACGCTCGCGGCTACGGTTGGCCGCGTGTCCTGGGTACAGCCCTGTTGCTGCGCGTTGCGCTGGGCCACTGGCCGTCGCTGGCGTCGCTGCGTCAGTCGGGGCGGCAGCGCCTCAGCTTCGAGGCCAGCCGGCTTCGAGCACTGGCACGAGCGGGTGAGCAGGTTCCCGAAGTGCTGTACCAGAGCGACCGTGTGCTGGTGACCGAGGATGTTGGCACCACGGTGCAGGAACACCTCGAGCGGCTTCCGGTGCGGGACCGGGCGGTGTTGATGCGGCGCCTCGCCGCCGATCAGGCTCGCTTCCATGACGCCGGTCAATGGCATGGGGCGGCACAGTTCCGCAACCTGACCCTATGCGGCGGTGTGCTGCATCGTATCGACTTCGAGGAGAACCTGGAGGGCGTGCTCCCGGTTCGATACCGACAGGTCTTCGACCTGTTCCTGATCGTGCACTCGCTGGCTGAACGCCGTGCACTGGGATCCAGCTGCCAACGCGAGGCTATGGGAGCTCGATTCCTTGAAGAATACCTTGAACATCGGCAGACGGAGCCACCGCTGATCGAGTTGCTGCAGCTGCATCGATGGCTGGCAGCGGGGTCTGCCGCGCTGCGCTGGGCGGCCCGTTTTGGGGGCAGGGATGTCGAGCGCGCGCTGATTACATCCGCCGCGATCCAGCAGGTGATGCCCCGGGTCCGTGCCCTGCGGGAATATGCACAGGCTCGATGAACCGGCGCGGCCTGTTCGGCCTCGTCGTTGCCGTCTGGCTGTCTATACTTCTTGGACACTAGCACAATCACACGAAACCCGCAGGAGGATCGAGATGGCAGAGAGAATGAGTGAGGTCATGAACCCCAGCGCAGTGCAACGCGATCCGCGTTTCCCGCACGCGCCGGTAGATTGGACGCCGCAGACCGCGGAAGCCGTCGCGCGCGAAGAGGGGCTGGAACTGAGCGAAGAGCGCTGGGAACTGGTGCGGGCCCTGCAGGAGTACTACCATCGCCACGAGGAGTCGGCGAAGATCTCGTTGCGGGAACTGCACGACGCACTCGACGAACGCTTTCATTCCCGGGGCGGCAGGAAGTACCTGTACGAGCTGATGCCGGGCGGCCCGGTCGCGCAAGGGGCGCGGCTCGCGGGACTCGAGCCCCCGCCCGAGGCCGTCAACGCGAGCTTCGGCAGCGTTTCCTGAGGAGCAGCCCCGCGGCCCCGGCGCCGCATGGGTGCCGGGGGTCTGCGGGTGGCGCGGTCAGGCTACCTGGCGCTGCGGCTCGGGCAATTCCAGCGTTTGGCGCGCGGGGCCGAGCGGGTCTGCGCCGATGGTTCCGACCAGACTCTCCAGATAGGCGGCGCTGCGTACCTCCGCAAGTTTCGCGCGCGCCGAGCGGAGGCGGTCTGCGATGTCGAGACGTTCCGCCTCGTCGGCGTGACTTTCGAGTTCCAGGAAGTGCTGAAGATTGTCCGCGTGCCGCTGCCACAGAGCTGCGTCGCGGCCCTGTTTCACTTCCAGTCGCTCGCGGTACCAGTCCGAGGCGAGCAGGTAGTCGCGGGTGAACATCGCCCGGATCTCCGGGTGGTGCGCGTCGCGGCCCTGGTAATGGCCCTCTGCCATGATGTGCAGCAGGGCCTTGAGCGGCGGGCAGGCATCGTCCAGGCAGCCGTCTTCCAGATAGCGCCGTGCGACCCGCTGCTGTGCTTCGACGATATTGGCCACTCCGTCCGCGAATACGTCGAGATCCTGCGTTTCCGGACGCAGGATCGCATCGGTGAACACCGCGCTCGGATTGTCGAAGATCTTGCCGAGGAAGTCGTGCACGAAGCGGTCGGTGATCCGGTAGCCGAGGCGGCTGGCCAGCACGCTCTGCCCCTTGTGTTCGAAATCGGTCAGGGGTTCCAGGTAGCCGTTTTCGATCATGAAACCGGGCTCGCGTTCCTGCGGATGCAGGCGCGTCCAGATCTCCGGAATCAGCAGGCTGACGTCGTGATCGACGCGCACCTGCGGGCCGATGTGTCCCGCCGAGCTCGAGAAGCCGGCGTAGCCGGTCAGGATGAACGACACCAGCGCGTTGTTCAGGTCGGCGGTCGGGCGCAGCGCGTTGAATGGGCCCTTGGTGAGCGCGCCTTCGCTGCCAGCACCGGTCGTCGACGGTGACTTGCCGGTCAGCGAGCAGACGAAATCCATGAACAGCTCGGGCAGTTCCTGGTAATGGATCGGGTTGTACACCGCGAGCGGACGGATCCCCGGCTCGGGGGGATTGTTGCGCCGGCCGGTGAGCACCGCGTCCACCGGCAGGCACAGTGGTTCGCCGAGCGGCAGCTTGCGGTGGAAGCGGGCACCCATCTCGGCGACATAGCGCCGGACCGGATGGACCAGATCCGGGCGCGTCTGCAGGTAGCGCGGGTTTTTCGACGGCTTGCCGTCGACCAGCCGCGGGTGGGCCGACGACACCACGTAGCCGCCGGCGGCCTCGGCCTCGAGCAGCAGGTTGCGCATCGGGGCGGTGAAATTGTGTAACGTCAGCACGTCGTGGGTGACCGCCGACAGCGCGTCGCCGCGCAGCGGCTCGTAGTTGGCGAGGAAGTTCCCCGGCCGTGCCAGGTCGGCCTCGGTCTGCCGATCGAAGCCCGGGTGGATCGCCTCGTCCGGGCGTTGGAACAGCCGATACTCGCAGTTCTTTACCAGCTTGTGGCTGCGCTGCCGGGCATCTCCTTGCGGCGGGTGCGTCAGGCACTGCGCGGGCACGACCACGCTGGCGCTGATGTCGTCTTCCATCTGCACCTTCTCCGCCGCGATGTAATCCTGGCGGACCTTGAACGTGCGCCATTTGCCCTCGGTGTCGAAGCCCAGGCGCAGATAGGTGGCGATGATGCGGCGACCGTGCAGCTTCAGTTCGTGGCCGGGGGCGCCATCGAC contains these protein-coding regions:
- a CDS encoding host attachment protein; this encodes MDTVWIVVADAARARILCCEGRACHGLSDVEALSHSESRAQNQDLVSDRPGRGWAGANGDARHAFDDATDPAQLERDRFARMVAERLKAAHHQGVFKHLVIVASPSFLGALRDVMDRNVAHAVRAEVAKNVVKVEDPGTLRSYLPDFLY
- a CDS encoding TusE/DsrC/DsvC family sulfur relay protein, whose product is MAERMSEVMNPSAVQRDPRFPHAPVDWTPQTAEAVAREEGLELSEERWELVRALQEYYHRHEESAKISLRELHDALDERFHSRGGRKYLYELMPGGPVAQGARLAGLEPPPEAVNASFGSVS
- a CDS encoding protein-L-isoaspartate(D-aspartate) O-methyltransferase, encoding MSSRKQRIDTLVAEVEREFQETSGSTGISAPDARLVEALRRVPRDAFVPDDSARFAWENRALSIGHGQTISQPFVVALMTQLLELTPESRVLEIGTGSGYQAALLAELAQEVFSIEVVPELARSAAENLQRQGYRNVRVRAGDGRRGWPEAAPFDAVIVTAGAESIPPALVEQLKPGGHLVIPVDSHWLGQDLVLVTRGADGTLHRRAVLSVIFVPLVGGEGGTVDPWS
- a CDS encoding CBS domain-containing protein, with translation MKKVHEVLNEKGHDVYSIGPEASVFEALRMMADHEIGALPVLENGRLVGLISERDYARKVILLDRSSRNTPVREIMMARVTCVEPGRTVEECMALMTDKRVRHLPVLEHGKLVGLVSIGDLVKAIIDEQQFIISQLELYIAS
- a CDS encoding rhomboid family intramembrane serine protease, producing the protein MQEPRPRLFPPVISFLLIANALMFVLQLFAFEPLLLHFALWPAGTPDVIEQDGQLVRVPSFEVWQLLTYGFLHGGLLHLFLNLFAMWMLGVQLENAWGSRLFAVYYLVCVVGAGLIQLAVASYGVMNDEIYPTIGASGGVFGILLAFGMMFPNQRLIFLLFPVPIRAKYFVIGYGAFELFAGITGTMAGIAHFAHLGGMLFGFLLIQYWRGKLPLRPRRRVFWW